AAGGTTGACTATATCAGCAGTCGTCATGATTGCAGACTTAATTGCAGCTGGAGACCAATCGGGATGTGCACTCTTTAACAAGGCTGCTACTCCTGCAAGGTGAGGGCAAGACATCGACGTGCCAGAAATAATGTTAAATGTGGATGTAGCAGATGGTATCACCCCTGCAGGGGGTTTGATCCATGCTGCAAGGATGTTCACTCCAGGCCCAATGATGTCAGGCTTTAATATCCCTTGACTTATGGTATATGGTCCCCTGGAAGAGAAGGAAGCAACAACTGGTGCGTGCTTGTCTACAATTCTTGTTCCCTTAAATGATATCGTTGCAACTGGGGTTGACGTTGATGTTATATAGTTTATGATCTTTAGTCCATCAAGGTAACTGACATGTGTTGCAGGAAGGACATGAATAGTTGCAAATGTTGTATAGCCTTGCTCTTCTTGGTTCTTGAGAATCATGGCAGCGCCACCAGCTTTTTTCACTTCTTCTCCTTTTTCGATTCCAGACAAGCTACCCACAGCTGCACACAACACTATTTTACCTCTGACATCAATAATAGCTAATGACTCGCAATCACCACCATCTATGAGGGGCAATAATTTTTGTGACATGTTTGTTGATTGAAAGGCTGATTCACCCTCATATTCAGCTCCATTACCCAAAACTGCTACCGCGCTGATCTTTCTATCTGTTGAACTAGCACCAACAGTTAGAATCCATGGGGATCCATTCTCTACGGTAGAACTAAATGGTCCGCTATTTCCAGCTGAGCAAGTTACAAAAATCCCCTTTTCAATCGCTCTATACGCTCCAATTGCCATGGTTTCTGCATAAGGAGGTACAGCCGTTGCTCCAACAGAAGCGGAGATCACATCCACCCCGTCTTCAATGGCAGCATCAAAACCGGCTAAGATAAAGACTTCAGGACAACCATCTTTATCACAGACTCTGTACATGGCCACATGAGCACGGGGTGCAATACCAACAGCAGTGCCATTAGCATTACCAAGCAAATTGGCACCACCTACAAAGTTTCCAGCGGCTGTGCTTGAAGTATGTGTCCCGTGTCCATCTCCATCCAAAGGTGACTCAGCCGTCTTCACAAGGTTTCGTGCTCCAATAAGCTTATTGTTACAAGCTTTGTAATTGAACTCACATTTGCCTTTCCATTTAGCAGGGGGAGGAGGCATTCCGTGGTCATTGAATGAAGGATGATTTGGATCAATTCCAGAGTCTAATAAGCCAATAATCACACCTTTACCAGAATTTGAGGCATTCCACAAGCCAACATTCTGGTGCAACCCAAGGAAACTTGGACTGTGTGTGGTATGCAACTGCAGCACTCTTTGGGGACGCGCAGATACGAATCCTGGTTGTGTCTCCATCATTTTCACTTCATCTGATGACAACATTGCAGCAAATCCATTAAACACATGACGATAAGAATAAATAATGCGCGATGAAAGATCAGAATTTGCTGAAGTTTTAGGCAAAAATGATTGATGCCAGAGGTATAAATCTTTTGAATCAGAGAAAACAAAATCATCAGGCAACTCAAGCTGCACAATGTAAGTTTCTAAATCATTTTGATTAGTAAAATGATCAGCAAAAGTAATTTTTGATGAATGAAGCAATATAACAATGcaaaaaaagattgaaactaATTTGAGAtccatgtttctttttttttgtgtgtgattACAACATTCAGCAATATGTGCATTATATAGTATTAAGAGATTTGCCctattcaataaatatatacatcttcctaaaatatatattCCACTGCCTATGTGCTTTCATACCAAAtctcttaatttagttttattttttatgaagatcAATTTAATATCTATgtattttccttggatcaattTACAACTTGTTACTTGTTATGTAAACACTCAGAGTTTATTCCTTTTATGTCATGTCTAAATGTGATTTAATTTGATCATGCATTAATATGGACAGTAAAtcaatttttcaattatatatgcatattaaTTATTAGCCGATTCAAAATTTGCAAAATAAGAAGAATATACAGTACAAATTTATTGCTTAGagttctatttatatatttagcaTAATAACTCTACTGccactaatttatatttttagagtcaatTATTTGTAACAGTTATAGTTAAGAAGCATATTAAAGATACAGAATGCAACAGACTCAAAGTTTTCCTCCCATTTTAATATctaaatatttcctttctttgtAATATCTTTCATACAAATCTTATTTATATCTTTTCAGTCAGTACgattagagtttttttttttttcctaatcaAAGTCTTATTTGAATAGGCTAATTAATATAGAGATATTTGGGAGATAATTGAATTGCTTACCATAAAAAATGTGGTATATCATATTACAGTAAGTTTACAAGGTAAGTAATCAAATCATCGATCCAAATTTTGGGACATAAAAGGCTGACAtatttggccaaaaaaaaaaagatttactgacctaagaaaataagataatatatcTTAGATGAAATTTCGTTATTGACTCTTTTAGCAAAAGTCAAttacctttaattttttttttactctaaAGTCATTGaacatttacttttttttcacaAAGTCAATTAACTTTGATTTTTAACTTAGAAGtcatttaactttaatttttaactcaaaagttacttatttatttaattgatttctaaaattaaaatttgatgaaatgaaatttttatttttaaccaaaattttaagaaataaaaaaatatttatttataccatattaaaaaaaaatattgacctTATTATTTTACGCTTATTctcctaaaaataatttatacagTAATAATTTATACAGGGGTTGACGGCTAAGGACTCCTAATTTGTATACAATTACATTACTTCTTCTAAAGTGATTCCTAACAATCagtaaataaatacaaatagaCTTCTACTCAAAAACCTAGTCAAGTGACATTATCTGTATAATAACAAAAGAATTTTTGTTGGATTTGTTAAAGgggtaattttttttggatttgttGAGGGGTAATTATtgagttaaaaattaaagtttgagtgatttttttagaaaaaggtgatgacttttgagtttaaaaaaaaaaattgaaggacTTTTTAGAGAGAAAAATGATATTAATTAAGATAAACCTTTATTAAATCTGGTCCAATCTAATTACATATAACGGAAGAGAATTTTCGAGTGGTCATACTTATAATAATTAGTTGGTAAGCAGtaattaatgtaatttgatCCAAGTTTTGAACATCCATTACATATATACACATCTTGCTAATTGTGTTTGTCACCTAAAAAACATGGATCTGAAATTCATCAGTTTAATCTTTTTTTGGGTTTTCCTGTTTCATTCATCAAAAACATTTGGTGACCATTTTACTAATCGAAGCGATCTACATACTTACATTGTACAACTTGAGTTTCCTGATGATATAGTTTTATCTGATACAAATGATTTACACCTCTGGCATCAGTCATTTTTGCCTACAACTTCAGCAAATTCTCATCTTTCATCGCgtattatttattcttatcGCCATGTGTTTCATGGATTTGCTGCTATGTTGTCATCAGATGAAGTGAAAGAAATAGAATTGAAACCAGGATTTGTGTCTGCGCGTCCCCAAAGGGTAGTGGAGTTGGATACCACACACACTCCAAGTTTCCTAGGGTTGCACCAGAATGTTGGCTTGTGGAATACTTCGAATTCTGGTGAAGGTGTGATTATTGGTTTGCTAGATTCTGGAATAACTCCAAAACATCCTTCATTCAACGACGAAGAAATGCCTCCTCCCCCTGCTAAATGGAAAGGCAAATGTGAATTCAATTCCAAAGCTTGTAACAACAAGCTTATTGGAGCACGGAACTTTGTGACAACGTCTACATCACCTTTGGATGTAGAAGGACATGGGACACATACTTCAAGCACAGCCGCTGGAAACTTTGTGAATGGTGCTAATTTGCTTGGTAATGCTAATGGCACTGCTGTTGGCATTGCACCCCGTGCTCATTTGGCGATGTACAGAGTCTGTGATGACGGTGTTTGTCCGGAATCCTATATCTTAGCTGGTCTTGATGCTGCCATTGAAGACGGTGTAGATGTTCTTTCTATTTCTCTTGGAGGAACGCCTGTTCCTTTTTATGAAGATTCTCTAGCAATTGGCGCATTTAGCGCGATTCAGAAGGGGATTTTTGTTTGTTGCTCGGCAGGAAATAAAGGACCGGAGGTTGGTACTTTAAAGAATGGAGCTCCGTGGATTCTCACTGTTGCTGCTGCTACAACGGATAGAAAGATAAGAGCGGTAGCAGTTTTAGGCAATGGAGCTAAATATGTGGGCGAATCTGCCTATCAACCAACAAATTTTTCAGGTAAATGGTTGCCACTCGTAAATGCTAACGATTGTGAATCGTTGTCTACAATTGATGTTAAGGGGAAAATAGTGTTGTGTGATACCAGTGGTGACTTGTCAAGAATCGAAAAAGGAGAAGCAGTGAAAAATGCTGGTGGCGCTGCCATGATACTCATGAACGAAAAAAAACGTGGCTATACAACAATTGCAGATGTTCATGTCCTTCCAGCAACACATGTCAGTTATTTTAACGGACTAAAGATCATAAACTATATAAAATCAACACCATCCCCTGTTGCAACAATATCATTCAAAGGAACAGAACTCGGAAGCAAACATGTGCCAACAGTTGCTTCCTTTTCTTCTAGGGGACCATTTTTGCCAAGTCCAGGCATATTAAAACCCGACATTAGTGGACCCGGAGTCAATATCCTTGCAGCATGGCCAACCTCTCTAGGTGAAATGATAACATCAACGTTTAACATCATTTCTGGAACGTCGATGGCTTGCCCTCACCTTGCAGGAGTAGCAGCATTGTTAAAAAGCGCACATCCTGATTGGTCTCCAGCTGCAATTAAATCCGCAATCATGACCACTGCTGATATCATCAATCTTAAAAAACATCCAATAGAGGACGAAAGACTCAATCGTGCTAATCTATTTACAATCGGATCAGGAAACGTGAACCCATCAAGAGCAAGTGATCCAGGACTCATTTATGACATTCACCCCGAGGATTACATCCCCTACTTATGTGGTTTGAAATACACGGATCAACAAGTTAGTTCAATTGTGAGAAGGAAGGTACATTGTACATCAAGCATAGCTGAGGCGGAGTTGAATTACCCTTCTTTTTCTATTAGCTCGAAATCAAGGGCTCAAACATATACAAGGACTGTGACTAATGTCGGAGAAGCTAATTCAACTTACACTGCTGAAGTGTATGGACTCAACGGTGTTAAGGTAGCCGTTAATCCATCCACCTTGAAGTTTTCAGCGTTGAATCAGAAGGCGTCGTATAATGTAACTGTTAAGCATTTAAAGCATAGATCACATTCCCAAGGATACATAACATGGTCTTCTAGTAGGTACTCTGTTACAAGTCCAATACAAATATTCCCGCATAGCATTTTAAAGATGTAAAATGGCTGTTACAAGAAATGAGTTCTCCATCATTTATTAAACAAATCCTTCAATgttcttaattcttttatgaTTCTTCTGCAAATGCATTTTTCTAATACTAGTGAAGAGCTCCGTGCTTAGCGTGATAGTGAAAAACTTCAGTAACCTATATTTTTGTGTTATGCATTTGAACTTAATTCTGCAATTAATTAGATATATTTAGATcacaaaaaaatgtttttc
This window of the Solanum pennellii chromosome 2, SPENNV200 genome carries:
- the LOC107010060 gene encoding subtilisin-like protease SBT1.7, with protein sequence MDLKLVSIFFCIVILLHSSKITFADHFTNQNDLETYIVQLELPDDFVFSDSKDLYLWHQSFLPKTSANSDLSSRIIYSYRHVFNGFAAMLSSDEVKMMETQPGFVSARPQRVLQLHTTHSPSFLGLHQNVGLWNASNSGKGVIIGLLDSGIDPNHPSFNDHGMPPPPAKWKGKCEFNYKACNNKLIGARNLVKTAESPLDGDGHGTHTSSTAAGNFVGGANLLGNANGTAVGIAPRAHVAMYRVCDKDGCPEVFILAGFDAAIEDGVDVISASVGATAVPPYAETMAIGAYRAIEKGIFVTCSAGNSGPFSSTVENGSPWILTVGASSTDRKISAVAVLGNGAEYEGESAFQSTNMSQKLLPLIDGGDCESLAIIDVRGKIVLCAAVGSLSGIEKGEEVKKAGGAAMILKNQEEQGYTTFATIHVLPATHVSYLDGLKIINYITSTSTPVATISFKGTRIVDKHAPVVASFSSRGPYTISQGILKPDIIGPGVNILAAWIKPPAGVIPSATSTFNIISGTSMSCPHLAGVAALLKSAHPDWSPAAIKSAIMTTADIVNLGNNPIQDEKLNPADLLSIGSGHVNPSKANDPGLVYDIQPQDYVPYLCGLNYTDQQVSIIVNKKVHCTLSIAEAELNYPSFSIDLGSSAQTYTRTVTNVGEANSTYTVEVIGVEGVALSIKPSILKFSALNQKLSYEVTFKRSTSTDSSQGYIKWSSAKYSVRSPISIFKLH
- the LOC107010977 gene encoding subtilisin-like protease SBT1.7, with the translated sequence MDLKFISLIFFWVFLFHSSKTFGDHFTNRSDLHTYIVQLEFPDDIVLSDTNDLHLWHQSFLPTTSANSHLSSRIIYSYRHVFHGFAAMLSSDEVKEIELKPGFVSARPQRVVELDTTHTPSFLGLHQNVGLWNTSNSGEGVIIGLLDSGITPKHPSFNDEEMPPPPAKWKGKCEFNSKACNNKLIGARNFVTTSTSPLDVEGHGTHTSSTAAGNFVNGANLLGNANGTAVGIAPRAHLAMYRVCDDGVCPESYILAGLDAAIEDGVDVLSISLGGTPVPFYEDSLAIGAFSAIQKGIFVCCSAGNKGPEVGTLKNGAPWILTVAAATTDRKIRAVAVLGNGAKYVGESAYQPTNFSGKWLPLVNANDCESLSTIDVKGKIVLCDTSGDLSRIEKGEAVKNAGGAAMILMNEKKRGYTTIADVHVLPATHVSYFNGLKIINYIKSTPSPVATISFKGTELGSKHVPTVASFSSRGPFLPSPGILKPDISGPGVNILAAWPTSLGEMITSTFNIISGTSMACPHLAGVAALLKSAHPDWSPAAIKSAIMTTADIINLKKHPIEDERLNRANLFTIGSGNVNPSRASDPGLIYDIHPEDYIPYLCGLKYTDQQVSSIVRRKVHCTSSIAEAELNYPSFSISSKSRAQTYTRTVTNVGEANSTYTAEVYGLNGVKVAVNPSTLKFSALNQKASYNVTVKHLKHRSHSQGYITWSSSRYSVTSPIQIFPHSILKM